From Mauremys mutica isolate MM-2020 ecotype Southern chromosome 15, ASM2049712v1, whole genome shotgun sequence, one genomic window encodes:
- the SYCN gene encoding syncollin, with translation MAAAHTLLLLPLLVASAWAQCPAPADLKNADESKICAQLYTDASPYYAQCCGGSVLRVQPGDDVPYIPLGWNNKISSLVVAPRCELSVWSRTGKKGNSRKFNAGVVYRLQEIKKGLLGNWDNAISAYYCKCN, from the coding sequence CACcctgctcctccttcccctgctcgTGGCCTCGGCCTGGGCCCAGTGCCCGGCGCCGGCGGACCTGAAGAACGCCGACGAGAGCAAGATCTGCGCCCAGctgtacaccgacgccagccccTACTACGCCCAGTGCTGCGGGGGCAGCGTGCTGCGGGTGCAGCCCGGCGACGACGTCCCCTACATACCCCTCGGCTGGAACAACAAGATCTCCTCCCTGGTGGTGGCGCCGCGGTGCGAGCTCAGCGTCTGGTCCAGGACGGGCAAGAAAGGCAACAGCCGCAAGTTCAACGCGGGGGTGGTATATCGGCTGCAGGAGATCAAGAAGGGGCTCCTGGGGAACTGGGACAACGCCATCTCCGCCTACTACTGCAAGTGCAACTGA
- the NCCRP1 gene encoding F-box only protein 50: MASQQLRAQTLPLSPRAQERSWQQQFEGAWELGRRGVPPPRDPNWKALGQRKPFERNLLRSPNPEGVNISEPAPRQPPNSPRGPLESLGDFSGWAISTEELPPLAGGTKPGSAAPRFSWCIKQQRVDLLAEGLWEELLDSYQPNITVMDWYEDSRLAETVYQLHVRLLAADGQTALQEFHHQGPEHGASQEKKNWCHVSHVFHGYGPGVRHVHFQHRTLDAETPGGLRRTRATDSSVSVQLRD; encoded by the exons ATGGCGTCCCAGCAGCTGCGGGCCCAGacgctgcccctctcccccagggcccAGGAGCGCAGCTGGCAGCAGCAGTTCGAAGGGGCCTGGGAACTGGGCCGCAGGGGGGTCCCCCCGCCCAGGGACCCCAACTGGAAAGCCCTGGGCCAGCGCAAGCCCTTCGAGAGGAACCTGCTGCGGAGCCCCAACCCCGAAG GTGTGAACATTTCGGAGCCagctccccgccagccacccaaCAGCCCCCGGGGGCCGCTGGAGTCCTTGG GTGATTTCAGCGGCTGGGCCATTAGCACCGAGGAGCTCCCTCCCCTGGCAGGCGGCACGAAGCCCGGCTCTGCGGCTCCGCGCTTCAG CTGGTGCATCAAACAGCAGCGGGTCGACCTGCTGGCCGAGGGGCTGTGGGAAGAGCTCCTGGACTCCTACCAGCCGAACATCACCGTCATGGACTG GTACGAAgacagccggctggcggagaccGTGTACCAGCTGCACGTCCGGCTGCTGGCCGCCGACGGGCAGACGGCCCTGCAGGAATTCCACCACCAGGGCCCCGAGCACGGGGCGTCCCAGGAGAAGAAGAACTGGTGCCAT GTTTCCCACGTTTTCCACGGCTACGGCCCGGGAGTGCGCCACGTCCATTTCCAGCACCGGACCTTGGACGCCGAGACGCCGGGCGGGCTCCGCCGCACCAGAGCGACGGACAGCAGCGTCTCTGTGCAGCTGCGGGACTGA